The Rhizobium sp. BG4 genome has a window encoding:
- a CDS encoding glycosyltransferase family A protein — MRSRRAIHACPSKHQAASKRNQYRPRGARNRALALVDSEYCLFHDADDLLGEDDINTVLPLMDSSGVDVAAFRYSVLRTADEIPGGMPPVDKNIWDGVLGDRESAIVELDEAA, encoded by the coding sequence GTGCGAAGTCGTCGAGCAATACATGCATGTCCATCAAAACATCAGGCTGCTTCGAAGCGAAACCAATACCGGCCGCGGGGCGCCCGCAACAGGGCGCTCGCGCTTGTCGATAGCGAATATTGCCTGTTCCATGATGCCGACGACCTTCTTGGCGAAGATGACATCAATACAGTGCTGCCGCTGATGGACAGCTCCGGTGTGGATGTCGCTGCCTTCAGATACAGCGTCCTCAGAACGGCCGACGAAATCCCCGGAGGGATGCCGCCGGTCGACAAGAACATATGGGACGGCGTGCTTGGCGATCGTGAGAGTGCCATTGTCGAACTGGATGAGGCCGCATAG